From Chryseobacterium shandongense, the proteins below share one genomic window:
- a CDS encoding PQQ-dependent sugar dehydrogenase, with amino-acid sequence MKNLLLCAGIVSFSIFKAQSINLEEFATGFTAPVEITHANDNRMFVVQQNGIIKIVQPNGTLNSADFLNISSKITYGGERGLLGLAFHPQYATNGYFFVYYNDTSGNITVARYTRSSNPDVADATTEKIILNQPKPFSNHNGGSIHFAPDGYLWIVTGDGGSGGDPNNNGQNKNSLLGKLLRLDINSSGPYNIPPGNPFVGVDGADEVWAYGLRNAWKFNFDTTSGNVMIADVGQGNIEEINRMPITQAGLNYGWRCYEGNDPYNTSGCAAQSTMTFPVAAYDHSGGKCSITGGYVYRGSLYPALQGKYIFADYCSTQIGILNNDDSITWTSAFSGNNFSTFGINNQNELFVAAVNNGKIFRVTTSTLGTNENELSSEIKVYPIPASERVFIEGIKGKNTTVDITSPEGRKVLESAKIESDNSLNISGIAAGVYFLHINSDNQKSYSKK; translated from the coding sequence ATGAAAAATCTACTTCTTTGCGCAGGCATTGTTTCTTTCAGCATTTTTAAAGCACAAAGCATTAATCTGGAAGAATTTGCAACCGGGTTCACGGCTCCGGTGGAGATTACGCACGCCAATGACAACAGGATGTTTGTTGTACAGCAAAACGGCATCATCAAAATCGTACAGCCAAACGGCACTTTAAATTCAGCCGATTTTCTTAATATCAGCTCAAAAATCACGTACGGGGGTGAGAGAGGACTCCTGGGGCTGGCTTTTCACCCACAATATGCTACTAATGGATACTTTTTTGTGTATTACAATGATACCAGCGGAAATATTACAGTGGCGAGATACACCAGGAGTTCCAATCCAGATGTAGCTGATGCGACAACAGAAAAAATAATTTTAAACCAACCGAAGCCGTTTTCCAATCACAACGGAGGAAGCATCCATTTTGCTCCGGACGGCTATCTTTGGATTGTAACGGGTGACGGAGGAAGCGGCGGCGATCCGAATAACAATGGGCAAAACAAAAATTCCCTTCTGGGAAAATTATTACGATTAGACATTAATTCATCTGGTCCTTACAATATTCCTCCCGGAAATCCTTTTGTAGGTGTTGACGGTGCTGATGAAGTCTGGGCTTACGGATTGAGAAATGCATGGAAATTTAATTTTGATACAACTTCAGGCAATGTGATGATTGCAGATGTGGGTCAGGGTAATATTGAGGAGATCAACAGGATGCCTATCACGCAGGCAGGACTCAATTACGGATGGAGATGCTATGAAGGAAATGACCCATACAATACATCGGGATGTGCGGCACAATCTACGATGACATTCCCTGTTGCAGCTTATGATCATTCCGGAGGAAAATGTTCAATTACTGGGGGATATGTTTACCGAGGCTCACTGTATCCTGCATTACAGGGAAAATATATCTTTGCTGATTATTGCTCTACTCAGATCGGAATTTTGAATAATGATGATTCTATCACCTGGACATCTGCATTTTCCGGAAATAATTTTTCAACATTCGGGATTAACAATCAGAACGAACTTTTTGTAGCAGCCGTGAATAACGGCAAGATATTCAGGGTTACGACTTCTACTTTAGGTACAAATGAAAATGAACTTTCATCAGAGATAAAAGTTTATCCGATTCCTGCTTCTGAAAGAGTTTTTATTGAGGGAATTAAAGGTAAAAATACAACCGTAGACATCACCAGCCCCGAGGGAAGAAAAGTATTGGAAAGTGCAAAAATTGAAAGCGACAACAGCTTAAATATTTCAGGAATAGCGGCAGGTGTGTATTTTCTTCACATTAATTCGGACAATCAGAAATCGTATAGTAAAAAATAA
- the hemN gene encoding oxygen-independent coproporphyrinogen III oxidase: MNSLIDKYNIPGPRYTSYPTVPYWDESGFSPELWKQSVIRTFKESNAEEGISIYIHLPFCEALCTFCACHKRITKQHSVEIPYLESVLKEWQLYLNLFNEKPKLKELHLGGGTPTFFSPQNLKALLEGIFETVEIAEDQEFSFEGHPNNTTREHLQTLYDLGFRRVSFGVQDYDLKVQKAINRIQPFENVQRVTEWAREIGYRGISHDLVFGLPHQSWEAMEHTIRKTMELKPDRLAFYSYAHVPWVKGVGQRGFDENDLPSGEEKRRLYEDGKKLLEELGYIEVGMDHFSLEHDDLYQSLIQKKLHRNFMGYTSSKTQLMVGLGMSAISDSWYAFAQNVKTVEEYQKIVEEGQIPVVKGHILNNEDLTVRRHILNLMCQLETTFDLNNSFPELENAFEMLKEMENDELVEINGHHIQITEKGRAFTRNVAMVFDLRMMRNKPETRIFSMTI, translated from the coding sequence ATGAATTCTTTAATAGATAAATATAATATTCCTGGCCCAAGATACACCTCTTATCCAACTGTTCCTTATTGGGACGAAAGCGGCTTTTCTCCGGAATTGTGGAAGCAGAGTGTCATCAGGACTTTTAAGGAATCGAATGCAGAAGAAGGGATTTCTATCTATATCCACCTGCCTTTTTGTGAGGCGTTGTGTACTTTCTGTGCCTGTCACAAACGGATTACCAAACAGCACAGTGTTGAAATTCCATATCTTGAAAGTGTACTGAAAGAATGGCAGCTTTATCTTAACCTGTTTAACGAAAAACCTAAGCTGAAAGAGCTTCACCTCGGTGGGGGAACGCCGACTTTCTTTTCACCGCAGAACCTGAAAGCTTTACTCGAAGGGATTTTTGAAACCGTGGAAATTGCGGAAGACCAGGAATTTTCTTTTGAAGGACACCCTAATAATACCACGAGAGAACATCTTCAGACATTATATGATCTTGGATTCAGAAGAGTAAGCTTCGGCGTGCAGGATTATGACCTGAAAGTTCAGAAAGCGATCAACAGAATCCAGCCTTTCGAAAATGTACAAAGGGTAACGGAATGGGCAAGAGAAATCGGGTACAGAGGAATCAGTCACGACCTTGTTTTCGGACTTCCGCATCAGTCTTGGGAAGCGATGGAACATACTATACGCAAAACGATGGAACTGAAACCGGACCGTCTTGCTTTCTACTCTTATGCACACGTTCCGTGGGTAAAGGGGGTAGGGCAGAGAGGTTTCGATGAAAACGACCTTCCGAGTGGCGAAGAAAAACGCCGTTTGTATGAAGACGGAAAAAAATTACTGGAAGAATTAGGCTATATCGAAGTGGGAATGGATCATTTTTCCCTTGAACACGATGATTTGTACCAATCCCTGATTCAAAAAAAATTACACAGAAATTTCATGGGATATACTTCCAGCAAGACCCAATTGATGGTTGGTTTGGGAATGTCTGCTATTTCGGATTCATGGTATGCTTTTGCTCAAAATGTAAAAACCGTGGAAGAGTATCAGAAAATAGTGGAGGAAGGACAGATACCTGTGGTAAAAGGTCATATTCTGAATAATGAAGATCTTACGGTAAGAAGACATATCCTGAATTTGATGTGTCAGCTCGAAACAACTTTTGATCTCAACAACTCATTCCCGGAACTCGAAAATGCTTTCGAAATGCTTAAAGAAATGGAAAACGATGAATTGGTGGAAATAAATGGCCATCATATCCAGATTACTGAGAAAGGAAGGGCTTTTACGAGAAATGTGGCCATGGTTTTTGACCTCAGAATGATGAGAAACAAGCCGGAAACGAGAATTTTCTCGATGACGATCTGA
- a CDS encoding beta propeller repeat protein, translating to MKKTIPLLLLFLGILTFSQQIESFKTILNDKISIRALQIYDNKVWYSGTDSKFGFVDLKNPENQKQIKLSAQKLQFRTLAQDKKHFYAINIESPAYFFKIDKISLKYQVVHTDTAKNAFYDALSFSGKNGIALGDPYGKCMNILITRNSGKSWKTLPCGKSFEIGEGEAAFAASNTNVFIHNEEFWFVTGGKKSRQFYSNKMGEKLYGKEVNFVNGSSSTGVYSLDMDPVSRFGIVAGGDYTKQDANVNNIATTNNGGESWQIQASGENAGYTTCVKIKPGSQGKEIISVGDQHISYSSDFGKTWKKISDEKGFFVCQWIDSNTIVFAGKDRISLIKLKF from the coding sequence ATGAAAAAAACAATACCATTATTGCTCTTATTCTTGGGAATACTCACGTTTTCTCAGCAAATAGAAAGTTTTAAAACTATTTTAAATGATAAAATTAGTATTCGTGCCTTACAGATTTATGACAACAAAGTCTGGTACAGCGGTACAGATTCCAAATTCGGTTTTGTGGATCTAAAAAATCCCGAAAATCAGAAACAGATAAAATTATCAGCTCAAAAACTGCAGTTCCGGACACTGGCTCAGGATAAAAAACATTTTTACGCGATTAATATAGAAAGTCCGGCTTATTTTTTTAAGATTGATAAGATAAGTTTGAAATATCAGGTAGTTCATACTGACACCGCCAAAAACGCTTTTTATGATGCGCTTTCTTTTTCCGGAAAGAACGGTATTGCACTGGGAGATCCTTACGGAAAATGCATGAATATCTTAATCACCAGAAACAGTGGGAAAAGTTGGAAAACCTTGCCCTGCGGAAAATCATTTGAAATAGGAGAGGGAGAAGCTGCTTTTGCTGCGAGCAATACTAATGTTTTTATTCATAATGAAGAATTCTGGTTTGTAACGGGTGGTAAAAAATCAAGGCAATTTTATTCTAATAAAATGGGAGAAAAGCTCTATGGAAAAGAAGTAAATTTTGTAAATGGAAGCTCTTCAACAGGAGTTTATTCTTTGGATATGGATCCTGTATCGAGATTCGGGATTGTTGCAGGAGGAGATTATACAAAGCAGGATGCAAACGTTAATAATATAGCAACAACAAATAATGGAGGTGAAAGTTGGCAGATTCAGGCTTCCGGGGAAAATGCGGGTTACACAACGTGCGTAAAAATCAAGCCGGGCTCCCAAGGAAAAGAAATCATTTCTGTTGGAGATCAGCATATCAGTTATTCATCCGATTTCGGGAAAACCTGGAAAAAGATTTCTGATGAAAAAGGATTTTTTGTATGTCAATGGATTGATTCAAATACCATTGTTTTCGCCGGAAAAGACAGGATTTCTTTAATAAAGCTTAAATTTTGA
- a CDS encoding APC family permease, producing the protein MSKIWTKKPMSAFENDMKSSQLKRVLGKWSLTAIGIGAIIGGGIFVLTGTGAYYHAGPALALSFIIAGIACVFAALCYSEFASILPVEGSAYAYAYGTVGEIFAWVIGWGLILEYAMGSMTVAVSWSGYFNKLLKMFGLHLPDYLTSDPASYTGEGFSMNLPAFLIVIFVISILIKGTKEAAKANNLIVIMKVSAVLFVIIAGVFFINTDNWNPFIPAATLVKEGENLKEAYGIQGIISGAAAIFFAYVGFDAVSTQAGEAINPKKDVPFAIIVSLLVCTGLYILVSLVLTGMMHYSDFDPQGKYPDAIKAPVAYAFEIAGQGWAGYIITIAATVGLISVLMVMIMGQSRIFLGMSKDGLIPKMFSDVHPIRKTPAKSLMLLGVIIATVAAFTPISKLADMTSFGTLFAFTMVCVAVWILRKKEPNMPRTFKVPALPVIATLGICINIYLIWNLSHEAKYLSLAWLALGVIIYFTYSLKNSKLHKVGYGETFKAEQEPLQKPDLDL; encoded by the coding sequence ATGTCTAAAATTTGGACCAAGAAACCGATGAGTGCTTTCGAAAACGATATGAAAAGCAGTCAGCTCAAACGAGTACTCGGTAAATGGAGTCTTACAGCTATCGGGATCGGTGCTATCATTGGAGGAGGAATTTTCGTACTTACAGGTACAGGAGCCTATTATCATGCCGGACCCGCATTAGCTCTTTCCTTTATTATTGCAGGAATTGCTTGTGTATTTGCAGCATTATGTTACTCAGAATTTGCATCTATTCTGCCTGTTGAAGGTTCTGCTTATGCATATGCATACGGAACTGTGGGCGAAATCTTTGCATGGGTTATCGGTTGGGGGCTCATCCTAGAGTATGCGATGGGATCAATGACGGTTGCCGTTTCCTGGTCGGGATATTTTAATAAGTTATTAAAAATGTTCGGTCTTCATCTTCCGGATTATCTTACCTCAGATCCTGCAAGTTATACTGGAGAAGGATTTTCCATGAACCTGCCTGCTTTCCTTATTGTTATTTTTGTAATTTCTATCCTTATCAAAGGAACTAAAGAAGCGGCTAAAGCAAACAACCTTATCGTAATTATGAAGGTTTCTGCTGTTCTTTTCGTAATTATTGCGGGAGTGTTTTTCATTAATACAGATAACTGGAATCCTTTCATTCCTGCTGCTACATTGGTAAAAGAGGGTGAGAATCTGAAAGAAGCTTACGGTATCCAGGGAATTATTTCCGGAGCTGCTGCGATCTTCTTTGCATACGTAGGTTTCGATGCGGTTTCCACACAGGCAGGAGAAGCGATCAACCCTAAAAAAGATGTTCCTTTTGCGATTATCGTTTCATTATTGGTTTGTACAGGACTTTATATTCTGGTGTCTCTTGTTTTAACAGGGATGATGCATTACTCGGATTTCGATCCTCAGGGAAAATACCCGGATGCAATTAAAGCTCCGGTTGCCTATGCATTCGAAATCGCAGGACAGGGTTGGGCTGGATACATTATCACTATTGCAGCAACAGTAGGTTTGATTTCTGTATTGATGGTAATGATTATGGGACAATCAAGAATTTTCCTGGGAATGTCTAAAGACGGTCTTATTCCTAAAATGTTTAGTGATGTTCATCCTATAAGAAAAACACCTGCAAAAAGTTTAATGCTTTTGGGAGTTATTATTGCAACCGTGGCAGCGTTTACGCCGATCAGTAAGCTGGCGGATATGACGAGCTTTGGTACCTTATTCGCATTTACAATGGTTTGTGTTGCAGTTTGGATCTTAAGAAAAAAGGAACCCAACATGCCAAGAACATTCAAAGTTCCTGCATTGCCTGTCATTGCAACGTTAGGAATCTGTATCAATATTTATCTTATCTGGAATCTTAGCCACGAAGCAAAATACCTTTCTCTGGCATGGCTGGCTCTGGGAGTAATTATTTATTTTACCTACAGTTTAAAAAACAGTAAGCTTCATAAGGTTGGTTACGGTGAAACTTTCAAAGCAGAACAAGAGCCTCTGCAAAAACCGGATCTTGATCTATAA
- the pnuC gene encoding nicotinamide riboside transporter PnuC, which produces MNLYDLFVKPYETYTTLQIFLEAFATVFGILSVYFSIKKNIWVYPTGIISTLIYVYILYNFGLLGDCLINVYYTIMSVYGWILWAKNSDDHVHVDVSWATKKEWLYGILLFALSLILVTVVYYYKPYIDNQFSMKNVNLGLYHLDWGNWLDVVTTSVFLVGMWFMAKRRIENWLFWIIGDFICIPMMIYKGLGITSVQYLVFTIMAVQGYITWKKSLRKS; this is translated from the coding sequence ATGAATCTATACGATCTTTTCGTAAAACCCTACGAAACCTACACAACCCTTCAGATTTTCCTGGAAGCCTTTGCTACCGTATTCGGAATTCTAAGTGTTTATTTTTCCATTAAAAAGAATATCTGGGTTTATCCCACGGGAATTATTTCCACCCTCATTTATGTGTATATTCTGTACAATTTTGGGCTTTTAGGAGATTGCCTGATTAATGTTTACTATACCATAATGAGTGTTTACGGATGGATTTTGTGGGCAAAGAACTCAGATGACCATGTTCATGTAGATGTTTCATGGGCTACAAAAAAAGAATGGCTGTATGGGATTTTACTTTTTGCCTTAAGTTTAATCTTAGTAACTGTAGTATATTATTATAAACCTTATATCGATAATCAGTTTTCGATGAAAAATGTTAATCTGGGTCTATATCACCTGGATTGGGGTAATTGGCTGGATGTTGTGACGACTTCCGTATTTCTTGTAGGAATGTGGTTTATGGCAAAAAGGCGCATCGAAAACTGGCTTTTCTGGATCATCGGAGATTTCATCTGTATTCCTATGATGATTTATAAAGGTCTCGGTATCACTTCGGTTCAATATTTGGTATTTACTATAATGGCAGTCCAGGGCTATATAACCTGGAAGAAAAGTTTAAGAAAAAGTTAG
- the dapF gene encoding diaminopimelate epimerase, with product MEFYKYQGTGNDFVMIDNRAGEWNDLSIDNIQKLCDRRFGIGADGLIKINKAEGFDFEVDYYNSDGSKSFCGNGARCSVAFAFFLDVFEGKCRFTAIDGAHEAEIQNGIVKLKMNDVETISQDGNDAVMNTGSPHYVKYVEDLVNYNVFADGKEIRNSENYKEKGINVNFVEKINEDEIFVRTYERGVEDETYSCGTGVTASALTFLQNNNLISVNVKTLGGNLKVYAEKDGNSFRNIWLEGPAKQVFKGRIDIL from the coding sequence ATGGAATTTTATAAATATCAGGGAACCGGAAATGACTTCGTAATGATTGACAATCGTGCAGGCGAATGGAACGATCTTTCAATTGATAATATTCAGAAACTTTGTGACCGACGATTTGGAATCGGTGCAGACGGACTCATCAAAATCAATAAAGCAGAAGGTTTTGATTTTGAAGTTGATTATTATAATTCCGACGGCTCAAAAAGTTTTTGCGGAAACGGCGCCCGCTGTTCGGTTGCCTTTGCTTTTTTCCTTGATGTTTTTGAAGGGAAATGCAGGTTTACAGCCATTGACGGAGCTCATGAAGCAGAAATCCAAAACGGAATCGTAAAGCTGAAAATGAATGATGTGGAAACAATTTCCCAAGATGGCAACGACGCTGTGATGAATACGGGTTCGCCACATTATGTAAAATACGTTGAAGATCTTGTCAATTATAATGTTTTTGCAGATGGAAAAGAAATCCGAAATTCTGAAAATTATAAAGAAAAAGGAATCAACGTCAACTTTGTGGAAAAAATTAATGAGGATGAGATATTTGTAAGAACCTATGAACGAGGAGTTGAGGACGAAACTTACAGTTGCGGGACGGGAGTTACAGCTTCCGCTTTAACCTTTCTGCAAAATAACAATCTAATTTCCGTGAATGTAAAGACCTTGGGAGGAAATCTTAAGGTATATGCCGAAAAAGATGGAAATTCTTTCAGAAATATTTGGCTGGAAGGCCCTGCAAAACAGGTTTTTAAAGGAAGAATAGACATTTTGTAA
- the mltG gene encoding endolytic transglycosylase MltG, producing MKKAILIIILLVFVIGGFFGFKFYSKYYGNNIKKDGYVLIPHNAGFKQILDSAAKYVDDKESFEAVAKEKDLEKYFKPGRYHFQKGLGNAHLVNMIKAGNQSENSFRIGDFGDVYQMLGKVTKKTELDSLQFVKGLNTIASEKGYNNAEDLKKYFFIDTYNFFWTVTPKEFFNRFNDQYNEFWNAERKAKEQQSGLTRDQIYALASIVYKESGGKKDEMRTIAGLYLNRYRKGMKLQSDPTVIYAINKQTNFQQPIKRVFYKHLSTPSPYNTYANKGIPPGPICVVDKNSVDAVLNAEKNNYIFMCADPARLGYHKFTASAEQHAINAKAYQDWLNSNNIK from the coding sequence ATGAAAAAAGCTATACTCATCATCATCCTGCTTGTTTTTGTGATAGGTGGATTTTTTGGTTTTAAATTTTATTCAAAATATTATGGGAATAATATTAAAAAAGACGGCTATGTTCTTATTCCCCATAATGCAGGATTTAAACAAATCTTAGATTCTGCAGCAAAATATGTAGACGATAAAGAATCATTTGAAGCGGTAGCCAAAGAAAAGGATCTTGAAAAATATTTTAAACCAGGGCGCTATCATTTTCAGAAAGGGTTGGGAAATGCCCACCTTGTGAACATGATTAAAGCAGGCAACCAGAGTGAGAACAGCTTTAGAATTGGTGATTTTGGAGATGTATATCAAATGCTCGGCAAGGTAACAAAAAAAACAGAACTTGATTCTTTACAGTTTGTGAAAGGGCTCAATACCATCGCCTCTGAAAAGGGATATAATAATGCAGAAGATCTTAAAAAGTATTTTTTTATTGATACTTACAATTTTTTCTGGACGGTAACGCCAAAAGAGTTTTTCAACAGATTTAACGATCAGTATAATGAATTCTGGAATGCTGAAAGAAAGGCTAAAGAGCAGCAGTCAGGTCTTACGAGAGATCAGATTTATGCACTGGCCTCCATTGTTTACAAAGAGTCAGGCGGTAAAAAGGATGAGATGAGAACCATCGCAGGTCTTTACCTGAACCGGTACAGAAAAGGAATGAAATTACAATCGGACCCGACGGTAATTTATGCCATTAATAAACAGACTAATTTCCAACAACCCATTAAAAGGGTTTTCTATAAACACTTATCTACGCCATCGCCCTATAATACCTATGCTAATAAAGGTATTCCACCGGGACCCATTTGTGTAGTAGATAAAAATTCTGTTGACGCAGTTTTAAATGCTGAAAAAAACAATTATATTTTTATGTGTGCCGATCCTGCAAGATTAGGATACCACAAATTCACTGCAAGTGCCGAACAGCATGCGATTAATGCAAAAGCTTATCAGGACTGGCTGAATTCAAATAACATAAAATAA